A single region of the Vanessa atalanta chromosome Z, ilVanAtal1.2, whole genome shotgun sequence genome encodes:
- the LOC125076077 gene encoding uncharacterized protein LOC125076077, translating into MLLAPGWSVGPGHCMAMRSDPELSHLLFAWRIKYKFRNTDVTIKRSIVHPHFNRDTFANNIGLVQHVTIRGHMKDNMGSHIDNTLINDKIDNIVIVSWNFDTAQHKDENIVINPVQLLNKENCSLYMTPIIELRSYEFCTTIGNHVNTILGHGALIVNRKDSHTLGFFTWGERQERSLPLVILNLTNFQEWLKIIIT; encoded by the exons ATGTTATTGGCTCCTGGTTGGTCGGTTGGTCCCGGACATTGTATGGCCATGAGATCAGACCCCGAGCTATCCCATCTATTATTCGCTTGgagaataaagtataaatttagaAATACAG ATGTTACGATCAAAAGAAGTATTGTTCATCCACATTTCAATAGGGACACGTTTGCTAATAATATTGGCCTCGTACAACATGTTACTATTCGTGGTCATATGAAGGATAata tGGGCAGTCACATCGACAATAccttaattaatgataaaattgataACATTGTTATAGTAAGCTGGAATTTTGATACAGCCCAACATAAAG atgaaaatatagtaataaatccTGTTCAATTATTAAACAAGGAAAACTGTTCACTATATATGACACCAATAATAGAATTGAGAAGCTATGAATTTTGTACAACAATTGGAAATCATGTTAATACAATTTTAG GCCATGGTGCTTTGATTGTTAATAGGAAAGATTCACATACTTTGGGCTTTTTTACGTGGGGAGAGAGACAGGAAAGGTCTTTGCCACTCGTTATTCTTAACTTAACCAATTTTCAAGAGtggttaaaaattattataacataa